One part of the Roseomonas gilardii genome encodes these proteins:
- a CDS encoding ETC complex I subunit, which yields MSKARIYNPPKSAMQSGQARTHGWVLRHVPDQPKRIDPLMGWTGSADTEQQVVLRFETLQEAEDYARANGIEYEVEARRQVPALKPKSYSDNFRWGRKQNWTH from the coding sequence ATGAGCAAGGCGCGCATCTACAATCCCCCGAAAAGCGCGATGCAGTCCGGCCAGGCCCGAACCCATGGCTGGGTCCTGCGGCATGTGCCCGACCAGCCGAAGCGAATCGACCCGCTGATGGGCTGGACCGGCTCCGCCGACACGGAACAGCAGGTCGTCCTCCGCTTCGAGACTCTGCAGGAGGCTGAGGACTATGCCCGGGCGAACGGCATCGAGTACGAGGTCGAGGCCCGGCGGCAGGTTCCGGCCCTGAAGCCCAAGTCCTATTCGGATAACTTCCGCTGGGGCCGCAAGCAGAACTGGACCCACTGA
- a CDS encoding acetoin utilization protein AcuC, with protein sequence MQQESNAIRQIPTSASPVLIGSEIYRHSTYGGKHPLAIARVSTALDLIRALGWLNQERYRDSPMATPEQLARFHTPDYIAALQRAEAEQAADETMRERHHLGAHGNPIYREVFRRPATGAGGAILAAQLVRHGGIAHVPGAGTHHAMPDRASGFCYVNDVALGIFALVDAGLERVLYVDIDAHHGDGVELAFHDDPRVFTLSVHEANRWPRTGRIEDRAGGYARNIPVPEGFNDSEMDWVLRNAILPVARHLRPQAIVLQCGSDAVEEDPLSRLALSNNSHFAVVGALRGLAPRLIVTGGGGYNPWSVGRCWAGVWATLNDLPIPARLPPAAEAVLRGLSWFRAAGREPPEHWFTTLRDEFRPGPVRAEIRELCAITLRDLP encoded by the coding sequence ATGCAGCAAGAGTCCAACGCCATCCGGCAGATTCCCACATCGGCGAGTCCTGTCCTGATCGGATCGGAGATCTACCGCCACTCCACCTATGGCGGGAAACATCCGCTGGCTATCGCCCGCGTTTCCACCGCGCTGGACCTGATCCGCGCCCTGGGCTGGCTGAACCAGGAACGCTACCGCGACAGTCCGATGGCCACGCCGGAGCAACTGGCCCGTTTCCACACGCCGGACTACATCGCCGCCCTGCAAAGGGCCGAGGCCGAGCAGGCGGCGGACGAAACGATGCGCGAGCGCCATCACCTGGGCGCCCATGGCAACCCCATCTACCGCGAGGTCTTCCGCCGCCCGGCGACGGGGGCGGGAGGCGCGATCCTGGCGGCCCAACTGGTGCGGCATGGCGGCATCGCCCATGTGCCGGGCGCCGGCACCCACCACGCCATGCCCGACCGGGCCAGCGGCTTCTGCTATGTCAACGACGTGGCGCTGGGGATTTTCGCCCTTGTGGATGCCGGGCTGGAGCGCGTCCTCTATGTCGATATCGACGCGCATCACGGCGACGGGGTGGAACTCGCCTTCCACGATGATCCGCGTGTCTTCACGCTCTCCGTCCACGAGGCCAATCGCTGGCCGCGCACCGGTCGCATTGAGGACCGGGCGGGAGGCTACGCCCGCAACATCCCGGTCCCGGAAGGATTCAACGACAGCGAGATGGACTGGGTGCTCCGCAACGCCATCCTGCCGGTCGCGAGGCACCTGCGGCCCCAGGCGATCGTGCTGCAATGCGGCTCCGACGCCGTGGAGGAGGACCCGCTGTCCCGGCTGGCCCTGTCCAACAACAGCCATTTCGCGGTGGTGGGGGCGCTGCGGGGCCTGGCGCCGCGCCTCATCGTCACCGGCGGCGGAGGCTACAACCCCTGGTCCGTCGGGCGTTGCTGGGCCGGGGTCTGGGCCACGTTGAACGACCTGCCCATCCCCGCCCGGCTGCCACCGGCGGCCGAGGCGGTGCTGCGCGGCCTGTCCTGGTTCCGCGCTGCGGGCCGGGAGCCGCCGGAGCACTGGTTCACCACGCTGCGGGACGAGTTCCGCCCGGGTCCCGTGCGGGCGGAGATCCGCGAGCTTTGCGCCATCACCTTGCGTGACCTTCCCTGA